In Hydractinia symbiolongicarpus strain clone_291-10 chromosome 4, HSymV2.1, whole genome shotgun sequence, the following proteins share a genomic window:
- the LOC130640971 gene encoding chymotrypsinogen A-like, translated as MGKVLLAFVACCVAQGILGCTDHADCSKYNKSICYHSWLKTNCKNKCGLCTASTCKDLVTTGQCQNYKGLCGKNTWVDINCKKTCGTCAGGATTQPPTKSPTACTDNSYCKRYQQSQCSHAWLKQNCKNKCGLCTGAKTQTPTQGPTAAPGSCGIPSISQSRVIAGENSKQGQWPWQIAMLKNGRFSCGGSLIYPQWVVTAAHCVPGARASTIKVVLGDLVRDSNSGTEETIQVEKVISHPSYNKPTRFNNDIALLKLSKPAKLSQHVRTVCLPNQGEEVPVGSKCYISGWGKIAHPGRSTNKLQHASLAILSKTECVSRNKKYGTITDRMVCAANKAGSRQSGCHGDSGGPFVCQQPNGSWKLHGAVSWGSPRCDISDASTVFARVSQLRSWIDQEVNNN; from the exons ATGGGGAAAGTGTTACTGGCTTTTGTCGCATGTTGCGTTGCTCAGGGAATCTTGG GTTGCACTGATCATGCTGATTGCAGCAAATACAACAAATCGATTTGTTATCATTCTTGGTTGAAGACGAACTGCAAAAATAAATGTGGATTGTGTACAG CTTCCACATGTAAAGACTTGGTTACTACTGGACAGTGCCAAAATTACAAAGGATTGTGTGGCAAGAACACTTGGGTTGACATAAACTGCAAGAAAACTTGTGGCACGTGCGCAGGAG GTGCCACTACACAACCACCAACGAAAAGTCCGACAG CATGCACCGATAACTCTTACTGTAAAAGATATCAACAATCACAATGTAGTCATGCTTGGTTGAAACAAAACTGTAAAAACAAATGTGGTTTATGcacag GGGCGAAAACGCAGACACCCACTCAAGGGCCAACTGCTGCTCCAG GTAGCTGCGGCATTCCATCTATTAGCCAAAGTCGAGTGATTGCGGGCGAAAATTCAAAACAAGGTCAATGGCCATGGCAAATTGCAATGTTGAAAAACGGACGATTCTCTTGTGGAGGTTCCTTGATTTATCCACAATGGGTTGTTACAGCTGCTCATTGTGTGCCAGGTGCACGAGCTTCTACAATAAAAGTAGTGCTAG GAGACCTTGTTCGTGACTCGAATAGTGGAACAGAGGAAACAATACAAGTCGAAAAAGTGATCTCACATCCTTCCTACAACAAACCCACTCGTTTCAATAATGATATTGCTCTGCTTAAATTATCAAAGCCGGCAAAATTAAGTCAGCACGTACGTACAGTGTGTCTGCCCAACCAAGGAGAGGAAGTTCCGGTCGGAAGCAAATGCTACATATCAG GTTGGGGAAAGATTGCACATCCTGGCCGATCAACCAACAAACTACAACATGCAAGCCTAGCTATTCTCAGTAAAACAGAATGCGTGTCACGCAACAAAAAATACGGTACCATAACCGATCGCATGGTATGCGCCGCCAACAAGGCTGGGAGTCGACAATCCGGCTGCCATGGTGATTCAGGAGGTCCTTTTGTATGCCAGCAACCAAACGGAAGCTGGAAATTACATGGTGCTGTTAGCTGGGGTTCTCCTAGGTGTGATATTAGCGATGCAAGCACTGTTTTCGCTAGAGTGTCTCAACTTAGAAGTTGGATTGATCAAGAGGTTAACAACAATTAA
- the LOC130642188 gene encoding uncharacterized protein LOC130642188 — protein sequence MNVFILHFVLATLYLFASSYSLNKTDESDEYSNVCPFKRIMDHLFIDAEKSLLAVRHLKAKLVDGYSFKKNRGRKSYKLTSVYVQSMKIFQDFDVTERMDFDSNVVSEYLQTFHNITRHQTKSTLPYLVEMKKVIKRLFIHKYQLELRKKQLLKPPCLGREYHVKLWRRFVPKFHACCKNKSDQVLRIVEDVEIIFTIRKSWLFMKGESNY from the exons ATGaacgtttttattttacattttgttttagCTACATTATATTTGTTTGCCAGTTCATACAGCCTCAATAAAACGGATGAAAGTGATGAATATTCTAACGTTTGCCCATTTAAACGAATCATGGACCACTTGTTTATTGATGCTGAAAAGAGCTTACTTGCTGTAAGACATTTAAAAGCGAAACTG gtTGATGggtacagctttaaaaagaataGAGGAAGAAAATCCTACAAATTAACTTCAGTGTATGTTCAGTCCATGAAAATATTCCAAGACTTTGAT GTGACTGAAAGAATGGATTTTGACTCAAATGTCGTGAGTGAATATTTACAAACATTTCACAACATTACGAGACACCAAACGAAGTCAACCTTACCTTATCTGGTGGAGATGAAGAAAGTTATAAAAAGATTATTTATACATAAATATCAACTGGAATTAAGGAAAAAG CAACTCCTAAAACCCCCATGCCTTGGGAGAGAATACCATGTGAAATTATGGCGAAGATTTGTTCCGAAGTTTCATGCATGCTGTAAAAATAAATCAGATCAAGTCCTAAGGATTGTAGAAGATGTCGAGATCATTTTCACGATTAGGAAGTCTTGGCTTTTTATGAAAGGAGAAAGCAACTACTGA
- the LOC130640972 gene encoding uncharacterized protein LOC130640972, protein MSYIRKLAKLQEKEAQQRAAEKEKTSDETPSNSSREQSPQPTDFQQESSLGSLDYEAVTDATENVKSSGKKSYNRWSEKERFDIGKYVAIHGGAAAITKFQTKDRPLSESTARRFGNLYKKELKDSTREKRSVVTKFVPLKRGRPLFLGSLDEMVQRFLIALRNRGGVVSRTVATAAAKALISRNPQFELGHIKIDNSWAKSLFKRMGFKKRMKTTSKVEITEGAKKECELLFLHDIVSTIEQHSIPHQLVMNLDQTPLKFVPRMNHTMAKKGSSSVPIVGSSDKRCLTGTFIITLDGSFLPMQLIYGGKTNQSLPKFEFPESFSLSVNPKHYSNTQESIKVIKEIVLKHVEDQRKKLNNPKQAALLIFDVFRGQITEEVTELLKKNNIFLVLVPSNMTHIFQPLDLTVNNHCKQFMRNLFTEWYSKQIEKELSLNKKIEDINIQLKLTTIKPLHASWLLQFYNHITSADGREVVLNGWKASGIYDAVRMGSTSLESLDPFQDLSPLPESNSVITQPITDIINAPDLLKDSFINVRVENDDDKEEEYTRDEDDIDFSRNAFDIIIDDEEE, encoded by the exons ATGTCTTACATCAGGAAGTTAGCTAAATTACAAGAGAAAGAAGCTCAACAAAGGGCCGCTGAAAAGGAAAAAACTTCAGACGAAACACCTTCAAACAGTTCTAGGGAACAAA GCCCACAACCAACTGACTTCCAGCAAGAATCATCCCTTGGTTCGTTAGACTACGAAGCTGTTACAGACGCGACTGAAAATGTTAAATCCAGTGGCAAAAAATCATACAACCGTTGgtcagaaaaagaaagatttgatATCGGAAAATATGTTGCGATTCATGGTGGTGCGGCTGCAATCACAAAGTTTCAAACCAAAGACAGGCCGTTAAGTGAGAGTACAGCTCGAAGATTTGGCAATCTTTACAAAAAAGAGCTGAAAGATTCAACCCGAGAAAAACGTAGCGTGGTAACCAAATTTGTTCCTTTGAAACGCGGTAGACCTCTGTTCCTTGGCAGTCTAGATGAGATGGTACAAAGATTTTTAATTGCACTGAGAAATCGAGGAGGTGTTGTTTCAAGAACAGTTGCAACCGCTGCAGCGAAAGCTCTAATATCACGAAACCCTCAATTTGAGTTGGGGCATATTAAAATTGATAACAGTTGGGCAAAAAGCCTCTTCAAGAGAATGGGTTTCAAGAAAAGAATGAAAACGACCTCCAAAGTTGAAATCACTGAAGGAGCCAAAAAGGAGTGCGAATTACTATTTCTTCACGATATTGTTTCGACCATCGAACAACACAGCATCCCTCACCAACTTGTTATGAATCTGGACCAGACACCTCTTAAGTTTGTTCCAAGAATGAATCACACCATGGCGAAAAAGGGTTCATCGTCCGTCCCTATCGTTGGATCTTCCGACAAAAGATGCCTTACTGGTACCTTTATTATTACGCTTGATGGTTCTTTTCTGCCAATGCAACTGATATATGGGGGGAAAACAAATCAAAGCCTCCCAAAGTTTGAATTCCCCGAATCGTTCTCACTAAGCGTTAATCCCAAACACTACAGCAATACACAAGAATccatcaaagtcatcaaagagATCGTTCTAAAGCACGTTGAAGACCAGAGGAAGAAGTTAAATAACCCAAAGCAAGCTGCTCTTCTAATATTCGATGTCTTTCGAGGACAAATTACTGAGGAAGTTACCGAATTGCTGAAGAAGAACAACATCTTCCTGGTTTTGGTTCCAAGTAACATGACACATATATTCCAGCCCTTGGATCTTACTGTGAATAATCATTGCAAGCAATTCATGAGAAATTTGTTCACTGAATGGTATTCAAAACAGATCGAGAAAGAGCTATCCCTTAACAAAAAGATCGAAGATATAAATATTCAATTAAAGCTGACCACCATCAAGCCTCTTCATGCAAGTTGGCTCCTCCAGTTTTATAACCATATCACTTCGGCAGATGGCCGTGAAGTCGTTTTGAATGGGTGGAAAGCATCTGGAATTTACGACGCAGTTCGCATGGGATCCACTTCACTTGAATCCCTTGACCCTTTTCAAGATCTATCACCGCTGCCAGAAAGCAATAGTGTAATTACTCAGCCCATAACCGACATAATCAATGCGCCAGATTTATTAAAGGATAGCTTCATCAACGTGCGAGTCGAAAATGACGATGACAAAGAAGAGGAGTACACGCGTGACGAGGATGACATAGACTTTAGTCGGAATGCATTTGACATTATCATAGACGATGAAGAAGAGTAG
- the LOC130640974 gene encoding uncharacterized protein LOC130640974, producing MAYNKTFEFTAAVRGFHYYKTYWKPEENQSLDCFHENNNVFDRFAIKVCEFGNDKPVGHLPKEISRVTKFLLDRGASMKSTLTSVHYRRSPLVQGGLEIPCKITVTLPGTVNNLLVLARYQQLVEALYTEPKEELILGSFLHIAVILDVVVPTEERPKRKKNTAKSQSKETKKQKDIRNFFGNTSAAPAPKRQKVNNKPKKSSPSSSKDLEIINID from the coding sequence ATGGCTTACAACAAGACGTTCGAGTTTACAGCTGCTGTCAGAGGATTCCATTATTATAAAACTTATTGGAAACCTGAGGAAAATCAATCACTGGACTGCTTTCATGAGAACAACAATGTTTTCGATAGATTTGCAATCAAAGTTTGTGAATTCGGAAATGACAAACCAGTTGGCCATTTACCCAAAGAAATCTCAAGGGTTACAAAATTTCTTCTGGACAGAGGAGCGTCTATGAAATCCACGTTGACAAGTGTACACTATCGAAGATCACCTCTCGTTCAAGGAGGCTTGGAGATCCCCTGTAAAATAACTGTTACTTTACCAGGGACAGTAAACAATCTTTTGGTTCTTGCAAGATACCAACAACTTGTAGAAGCCTTGTATACAGAGCCGAAAGAGGAATTGATTCTTGGTTCGTTCTTACATATTGCAGTTATTTTAGATGTCGTGGTTCCAACCGAAGAGAGACCAAAgcgtaaaaaaaatacagccaAAAGCCAAAGCAAAGAGACGAAAAAGCAAAAAGATATTCgaaacttttttggaaacacCTCAGCTGCACCAGCCCCAAAAAGGCAAAAAGTTAACAACAAACCTAAAAAGTCGTCACCATCGTCAAGCAAGGACTTAGAAATCAtaaatattgattaa
- the LOC130640975 gene encoding small integral membrane protein 14-like has product MGDQPPAFDPCECIFSPAGAMRRLISLLRNSQSYCTDEQCFGTPPSPGNNEDTGLTMVYMAIAWVVLAMVLYMMRPQSLRDGNKPSQMRDDHDDDHHSQPPLM; this is encoded by the coding sequence atggGTGACCAACCACCTGCCTTCGATCCTTGTGAGTGTATTTTTAGTCCAGCAGGCGCAATGCGAAGGTTAATATCACTGTTACGTAACTCACAAAGTTATTGCACAGATGAGCAATGCTTTGGAACGCCCCCCAGTCCTGGAAACAATGAAGATACAGGCTTGACCATGGTGTATATGGCTATTGCTTGGGTTGTTTTAGCAATGGTATTGTACATGATGAGACCCCAAAGTTTACGAGATGGCAATAAACCTTCACAAATGAGGGATGACCATGATGATGATCACCATTCACAGCCACCcttgatgtaa
- the LOC130640973 gene encoding myo-inositol 2-dehydrogenase-like: MSQSTDKRYGIAICGLGRAGSIHTGNCVRHPKVDIKYFVELDLLRAEQVKKEYGLVDTKVVHSNDFNTILEDANVDGVIIATVTYAHEEYVKKCIQAKKPIFCEKPIAENLKDTVSCYEEAERLGVPLFCAFNRRFDATHRAVKDAVDNGEVGEVHMIKVCSRDSPIPSAAYLKISGGIYHDCAVHDIDMATWIMKDYPTTVFSQAHAFRKFIKDLNDVDTVSITMQFASGAIAQIDLSRFAAYGYDQRVEVLGELGMVESLNENKTNLRKSTGQSISNDLLKFSFPQRYPLAYENEIRHFLDIIDGTPPLITKTDVSMVSLIASACEESHRTGKPVRICRDTLTYEVI; this comes from the exons ATGAG CCAATCAACCGACAAACGGTACGGTATAGCTATTTGTGGTTTGGGTCGTGCAGGCTCCATACACACAGGCAATTGTGTTCGACATCCGAAAGTAGATATTAAATACTTCGTTGAGCTAGACCTTTTAAGAGCAgaacaagtaaaaaaagaatatggATTGGTTGATACAAAAGTGGTTCACTCTAATGACTTCAACACTATTCttg AGGATGCCAatgttgacggcgttataataGCAACAGTGACGTACGCGCATGAAGAATACGTCAAAAAGTGTATTCAAGCTAAAAAGCCAATCTTCTGTGAAAAGCCTATCGCCGAAAATTTAAAAGATACAG TTTCATGTTACGAAGAAGCTGAGCGGTTAGGAGTGCCACTATTTTGCGCGTTCAATCGACGATTCGACGCTACTCATCGTGCAGTGAAAGATGCTGTGGACAACGGTGAGGTGGGAGAGGTTCATATGATAAAAGTATGTAGCAGGGATTCCCCTATCCCCAGTGCTGCTTACCTAAAAATATCGGGTGGCATTTATCACGACTGTGCAGTGCATGATATAGACATGGCGACTTGGATTATGAAGGATTATCCGACAACTGTTTTCTCCCAAGCGCATGCGTtcagaaaatttattaaagatTTGAATGATGTTGACACGGTTTCAATAACAATGCAGTTCGCTTCAGGTGCAATTGCACAAATTGATTTGAGCCGTTTTGCAGCGTATGGATACGATCAGAGAGTTGAAGTGTTGGGAGAATTAGGAATGGTTGAGAGTTTAAACGAAAACAAAACCAACCTCCGCAAATCAACTGGCCAAAGCATCAGCAACGACCTATTAAAGTTTTCTTTTCCACAAAGATACCCGCTAGCATACGAGAATGAGATCCGTCATTTCTTGGATATAATCGATGGCACTCCACCGTTGATTACAAAGACAGACGTGAGTATGGTGTCCCTCATCGCGTCAGCTTGCGAAGAATCGCATCGCACTGGAAAGCCAGTTAGAATATGTAGAGACACATTAACTTACGAAGTCATATAA
- the LOC130640979 gene encoding 9,11-endoperoxide prostaglandin H2 reductase-like has translation MSTRNYFILWRRWKHSISTKHIATRSILKDGNTMPLFGFGCYKLADNMTKSSVSTALKHGYRLIDTAQQYGNEKFIGQALRESKLQREDFFVVTKLSYSNGYAEAIKSCMESLKLLQLDYIDLYLIHSPSTGKVIETWEAFTTLQKQGYIRSSGVSNFHKHHLKPLLDSGLPAPVVNQIEYHPWNQQTDLLNYCRQHDINIMGYCPLARMQLFTTEHWNPRIDVICKKYEKTRTQVILRWSLQNGVITIPKSSSEARIIENGSIFDFELDTAEMEFISDLDKGIQIASVSAKTDPWLG, from the coding sequence atGTCGACGAGAAATTATTTTATACTGTGGCGAAGATGGAAACATTCTATTAGTACGAAGCACATAGCAACAAGAAGTATTCTTAAAGATGGCAACACAATGCCGCTTTTCGGCTTTGGTTGTTATAAGCTTGCCGATAATATGACGAAAAGTTCAGTTTCGACTGCTTTGAAGCACGGTTACAGATTAATCGATACAGCGCAACAATACGGTAACGAGAAGTTTATTGGACAAGCATTACGTGAATCGAAGTTACAACGAGAAGATTTTTTCGTTGTCACAAAACTTTCATATTCCAATGGTTACGCGGAAGCCATAAAATCTTGCAtggaaagtttaaaattattgCAACTCGATTATATTGACCTTTATTTAATACATTCCCCTTCAACTGGAAAAGTTATCGagacgtgggaagcctttactACATTACAAAAGCAGGGTTATATTCGAAGTAGCGGGGTATCGAACTTTCATAAGCATCATTTAAAGCCTCTTCTAGACAGTGGTCTTCCTGCACCAGTAGTGAATCAAATTGAGTACCATCCATGGAACCAGCAAACAGATCTTCTTAACTATTGTAGACAACACGATATAAATATAATGGGCTATTGCCCTTTAGCGAGAATGCAGCTATTTACTACCGAACATTGGAATCCTCGGATTGATGTTATATGCAAGAAATACGAAAAAACAAGGACCCAAGTAATTCTGCGTTGGTCGCTGCAGAATGGTGTAATAACAATCCCAAAGTCTTCCAGCGAAGCTCGTATCATAGAGAATGGATCTATATTTGATTTTGAATTGGACACCGCAGAGATGGAATTCATTTCTGATTTAGATAAAGGCATACAAATTGCTTCGGTCAGTGCCAAGACTGATCCATGGCTCGGTTAG